A region of Mycolicibacterium brumae DNA encodes the following proteins:
- the ppk2 gene encoding polyphosphate kinase 2: MGKGTDDDKKKARASKGKDKPKKLSNDVYEAELFRLQTELVRLQEWVKATGARIVIIFEGRDAAGKGGTIKRITEYLSPRVAKISALPAPTEREKGEWYFQKYVQHLPTKGEMVLFDRSWYNRAGVEKVMGFCTPQEHTLFLRQTPIFENMLQDDGILLRKYWFSVSDAEQLRRFRARLNDPVRQWKLSPMDLESLYRWEDYSRAKDEMMVHTDTKSSPWYVVESNIKKHARLNMISHLLSSIPYTDVDRPKVELPKRRPEGNYVRPSRDLSTYVPDHVASLMGDNA, translated from the coding sequence ATGGGAAAGGGCACCGATGACGACAAGAAGAAGGCGAGGGCTTCCAAGGGCAAGGACAAGCCCAAGAAGCTGAGCAACGACGTTTACGAGGCCGAGTTGTTCAGGCTGCAAACCGAACTCGTCCGATTGCAGGAATGGGTGAAGGCTACCGGCGCCCGGATCGTCATCATCTTCGAGGGCCGCGACGCCGCCGGCAAGGGCGGCACCATCAAGCGGATCACCGAGTACCTGAGCCCCCGCGTCGCCAAGATCTCGGCGCTGCCCGCCCCCACCGAGCGGGAGAAGGGCGAGTGGTACTTCCAGAAGTACGTGCAGCACTTGCCCACCAAGGGCGAGATGGTGCTGTTCGACCGGTCCTGGTACAACCGCGCCGGCGTGGAGAAGGTGATGGGCTTCTGCACCCCGCAGGAGCACACGCTGTTCCTGCGGCAGACCCCGATCTTCGAGAACATGCTGCAGGACGACGGGATCCTGTTGCGCAAGTACTGGTTCTCGGTGTCCGACGCCGAGCAGTTGCGCCGATTCCGCGCCCGCCTCAACGACCCGGTTCGGCAGTGGAAGCTCTCGCCGATGGACCTGGAGTCGCTGTACCGCTGGGAGGACTACTCGCGGGCCAAGGACGAGATGATGGTGCACACCGACACCAAGTCCAGCCCCTGGTACGTGGTGGAGTCCAACATCAAGAAGCACGCCCGGCTGAACATGATCTCGCACCTGCTCTCCAGCATCCCGTACACCGACGTGGACCGGCCCAAGGTGGAACTGCCCAAGCGCCGGCCGGAAGGCAATTACGTGCGCCCGTCGCGGGATCTGTCCACTTACGTTCCCGATCACGTGGCCTCGCTGATGGGCGACAACGCATAG
- a CDS encoding ferredoxin reductase, producing MAKSFIKTNAKVVDTVRPRVAGADRHPVWHSVRGLFGRITTPLLPDDYLHLVNPLWSARELRGRVVAVRRETADSATLVIRPGWGFSFDHQPGQYIGIGVLMDGRWRWRSYSLTSAPVQGEDSRGATISITVKALPEGFLSSHLVDGIAPGTVVRLADPQGNFVMPDPAPAKVLFLTAGSGVTPIMSMLRTLVRHDQITDIVHVHSSPTADDVLFAAELDALTRSHLGYRLTVRSTRTEGRVDLGRLDELAPDWRERQAWACGPEAMLADAERVWSEAGLDESLHQERFAVSRSAPHGAGGTITFERSGKSVRADAATSLLEAGESLGAQLPFGCRMGICQSCVVPLLDGHVRDLRTGEEHEPGTRIQTCVTTPAGDCVVDA from the coding sequence ATGGCCAAGAGCTTCATCAAGACCAATGCCAAAGTGGTGGACACGGTCCGCCCGCGGGTCGCGGGCGCTGACCGGCACCCGGTCTGGCATTCGGTGCGCGGCCTGTTCGGCCGGATCACCACCCCGCTGCTGCCCGATGACTACCTGCACCTGGTCAACCCGCTGTGGTCGGCCCGCGAACTGCGCGGCCGGGTGGTCGCGGTGCGACGCGAGACCGCCGATTCGGCGACGCTGGTGATCCGCCCGGGCTGGGGCTTCAGCTTCGACCACCAGCCGGGGCAGTACATCGGCATCGGGGTGCTGATGGACGGCCGCTGGCGTTGGCGGTCCTACTCGCTGACCTCCGCCCCGGTCCAGGGTGAGGACAGTCGCGGCGCGACCATCTCCATCACCGTCAAGGCGCTGCCGGAGGGCTTCCTGTCCTCGCATCTGGTCGACGGCATCGCGCCCGGCACCGTGGTCCGGCTGGCCGATCCGCAGGGCAACTTCGTGATGCCCGATCCCGCGCCGGCCAAGGTCTTGTTCCTGACCGCCGGCTCCGGGGTCACCCCGATCATGTCGATGCTGCGCACCCTGGTCCGGCACGACCAGATCACCGACATCGTCCACGTGCATTCCTCGCCGACCGCGGACGACGTGCTCTTCGCCGCCGAACTCGACGCCTTGACCCGCAGCCATCTCGGCTACCGGCTGACGGTGCGCAGCACGCGCACCGAAGGACGCGTCGACCTGGGCCGTCTCGACGAGTTGGCGCCGGACTGGCGGGAGCGGCAGGCCTGGGCGTGCGGACCGGAGGCCATGCTGGCCGACGCCGAGCGGGTGTGGTCGGAGGCCGGGCTCGACGAGTCGCTGCACCAGGAGCGGTTCGCGGTGTCAAGGTCGGCGCCGCACGGCGCCGGCGGGACCATCACCTTCGAGCGCAGCGGCAAGTCGGTGCGCGCCGACGCCGCGACGTCGCTGCTGGAGGCCGGTGAGAGCCTCGGCGCGCAGCTGCCGTTCGGCTGCCGGATGGGGATCTGCCAGTCCTGTGTGGTGCCGCTGCTCGACGGGCACGTCCGCGACCTGCGCACCGGCGAGGAACACGAGCCGGGCACCCGGATTCAGACGTGTGTCACCACCCCCGCGGGCGACTGCGTAGTGGACGCATAG
- a CDS encoding Rv3235 family protein: MTIEPVVDYEALTAAARPDPGLPTASEGADRAADGPSPGQQAAAAFAAAALRAVLEVLDRRRQPSQLRALLAAGLADSVGALRSAAPPGQVSAVLRRVRLQPADAAGGAYEISASYARGPRVHAMAGRVSAAGPGWRVTALHLG; the protein is encoded by the coding sequence ATGACCATTGAACCCGTTGTCGACTACGAGGCGCTGACTGCCGCGGCGCGGCCGGATCCCGGCCTGCCGACGGCGTCCGAGGGCGCCGACCGCGCCGCCGACGGCCCCTCCCCGGGCCAGCAGGCCGCCGCGGCGTTCGCCGCCGCTGCGCTGCGGGCGGTGCTGGAGGTGCTCGATCGCCGTCGTCAACCGTCCCAGCTGCGCGCGCTGCTGGCCGCCGGACTGGCCGACTCGGTCGGCGCGCTGCGCAGCGCGGCCCCACCCGGACAGGTCAGCGCGGTGTTGCGCCGGGTGCGGTTGCAGCCGGCCGACGCCGCCGGCGGCGCGTACGAGATCAGCGCCAGTTACGCCCGCGGTCCGCGGGTGCACGCGATGGCCGGCCGGGTCAGCGCCGCGGGCCCCGGCTGGCGGGTCACGGCGCTGCACCTCGGCTAG
- a CDS encoding DUF6912 family protein yields the protein MMRVYVPATLPMVARLVADGEVAAVNNTAFAVTPALREAYAEGDDDELAEVALAEAALAAIRLLAAELPDGNPGPDPMARPRRVVLVAESEPVTLRPDLDDAVVRLAGPVRLDQLAAAFVDNAAAEPAVTAAIGVIDAADLGDEDAELTVGDAQDHDLAWYATQELPFLLEFL from the coding sequence CTGATGCGGGTGTACGTGCCGGCGACGCTGCCGATGGTGGCGCGCCTGGTCGCCGACGGTGAGGTGGCGGCCGTCAACAACACGGCGTTCGCGGTGACGCCTGCGCTGCGTGAGGCCTACGCCGAGGGCGACGACGACGAGCTCGCCGAGGTCGCGCTGGCCGAGGCGGCGCTGGCCGCGATCCGGTTGTTGGCCGCCGAGCTGCCCGACGGGAACCCGGGGCCCGATCCGATGGCCCGGCCGCGCCGGGTGGTGCTGGTGGCCGAGTCCGAGCCGGTGACGTTGCGGCCCGACCTCGACGACGCCGTGGTGCGGCTGGCCGGCCCGGTGCGGCTGGATCAGCTGGCCGCCGCGTTCGTCGACAACGCCGCGGCCGAGCCCGCCGTGACGGCCGCCATCGGGGTGATCGACGCCGCGGACCTCGGCGACGAGGACGCCGAGCTGACGGTGGGCGACGCCCAGGATCACGACTTGGCCTGGTACGCCACGCAGGAGCTGCCGTTCCTGCTGGAATTCCTGTAA
- a CDS encoding fatty acid desaturase family protein produces the protein MAICDVPEFAHLTEADVENLGAELDAIRRDVEESLGERDARYIRRTIAAQRALEVTGRVILAASSKRKAWWAGATTLGVAKIIENMEIGHNVMHGQWDWMNDPEIHSSSWEWDMTGVSKHWRFTHNFMHHKYTNILGMDDDVGYGVIRVTRDQKWTPANLFNLGFNTVLCALFEWGVGLQHLELGKIFGGRDDRDATLVRVKEFAAKAGHQVAKDYVAFPALTALSPGATFRSTATANALANVIRNVWSNAVIFCGHFPDGAEKFTKTDMIGESKGQWYLRQMLGSANFDNGPALRFMSGNLCHQIEHHLYPDLPSNRLYEVSIRVRQVCEKYDLPYTTGPFLVQYGKAWRTIAKLSLPNKYLRDTADDAPETHSEAMFAILGDEDLTVDPVTGGRWGLKHAMDRVRTVRRERRRARKRAAKKGAEVTPINRGAAA, from the coding sequence ATGGCAATCTGCGATGTTCCGGAATTCGCGCATCTGACCGAAGCCGACGTCGAAAACCTCGGCGCCGAGCTCGATGCGATTCGACGTGATGTCGAGGAGTCCCTCGGGGAGCGCGACGCGCGCTACATCCGTCGGACCATCGCCGCGCAGCGCGCGCTGGAGGTGACCGGCCGGGTGATCCTGGCGGCCAGCTCCAAGCGCAAGGCGTGGTGGGCCGGCGCGACGACCCTCGGCGTGGCCAAGATCATCGAGAACATGGAGATCGGCCACAACGTCATGCACGGCCAGTGGGACTGGATGAACGACCCCGAAATTCACTCCTCCAGCTGGGAGTGGGACATGACCGGGGTCTCCAAGCACTGGCGGTTCACCCACAACTTCATGCACCACAAGTACACCAACATCCTCGGCATGGACGACGACGTGGGCTACGGGGTCATCCGCGTCACCCGCGACCAGAAGTGGACCCCGGCGAACCTGTTCAACCTGGGCTTCAACACCGTGCTGTGCGCGCTGTTCGAGTGGGGCGTCGGTCTGCAGCACCTGGAATTGGGCAAGATCTTCGGTGGTCGTGATGACCGCGACGCCACCCTCGTCCGGGTCAAGGAGTTCGCCGCGAAGGCCGGCCACCAGGTGGCCAAGGACTACGTGGCCTTCCCGGCGCTCACCGCGCTGTCCCCGGGCGCGACGTTCCGCTCGACCGCGACCGCCAACGCGCTGGCCAACGTCATCCGCAACGTCTGGTCCAACGCCGTCATCTTCTGCGGTCACTTTCCCGACGGCGCGGAGAAGTTCACCAAGACCGACATGATCGGCGAGTCCAAGGGACAGTGGTACCTGCGTCAGATGCTGGGCAGCGCGAACTTCGACAACGGCCCGGCGCTGCGGTTCATGAGCGGCAACCTCTGCCACCAGATCGAACACCACCTCTACCCGGACCTGCCCAGCAACCGGCTCTACGAGGTGTCCATCCGGGTCCGTCAGGTCTGCGAGAAGTACGACCTGCCCTACACCACCGGGCCGTTCCTGGTGCAGTACGGCAAGGCCTGGCGCACCATCGCCAAGCTGTCGCTGCCGAATAAGTACCTGCGGGACACCGCCGACGACGCCCCGGAGACCCACAGCGAGGCGATGTTCGCGATCCTCGGCGACGAGGACCTGACCGTCGACCCGGTGACCGGTGGCCGGTGGGGCCTCAAGCACGCGATGGACCGGGTGCGCACGGTGCGCCGCGAACGGCGACGGGCCCGCAAGAGGGCCGCCAAGAAGGGCGCCGAGGTGACCCCGATCAACCGCGGGGCAGCCGCCTAG
- the hpf gene encoding ribosome hibernation-promoting factor, HPF/YfiA family: protein MTSSQVDAGQAVDAEVVVKGRNVEVPEHFRVHVSDRLARLAKFDDSIYLFDVELHHEPNRRQRKSSQHVDITARGRGPVVRGEGKGENFYAALELAVTKLEKRLRRGKDRRTIHYGEKTPIALHEAAAIAPLFEPNAATPEFIDAVEAYDDVAEPGHIVRVKEHPSKPMTVDDALYEMELVGHDFFLFHDKESDKPSVVYRRHAFDYGIIRLV, encoded by the coding sequence ATGACGTCAAGCCAAGTTGATGCTGGCCAGGCCGTGGACGCCGAAGTGGTGGTCAAGGGACGCAACGTCGAGGTGCCCGAGCACTTCCGTGTGCATGTCTCCGACAGGTTGGCCCGGCTGGCCAAGTTCGACGACTCCATCTACCTGTTCGATGTCGAGTTGCACCACGAACCCAACCGCCGCCAGCGCAAGAGCAGCCAGCACGTCGACATCACCGCCCGCGGCCGCGGCCCGGTGGTCCGCGGTGAGGGCAAGGGCGAGAACTTCTACGCCGCCCTGGAGCTCGCCGTCACCAAGCTGGAGAAGCGGCTGCGCCGCGGCAAGGACCGCCGCACCATTCACTACGGCGAGAAGACCCCGATCGCCCTGCACGAGGCCGCCGCGATCGCGCCGCTGTTCGAGCCGAACGCCGCGACCCCGGAGTTCATCGACGCCGTCGAGGCCTACGACGACGTCGCCGAGCCCGGCCACATCGTCCGCGTCAAGGAGCACCCGAGCAAGCCGATGACCGTCGACGACGCGCTCTACGAGATGGAACTCGTCGGCCACGACTTCTTCCTGTTCCACGACAAGGAAAGCGACAAGCCGTCGGTCGTCTACCGCCGGCACGCCTTCGACTACGGGATCATCCGGCTCGTCTGA
- a CDS encoding ComF family protein produces MLDLVLPTECGGCAAPGTRWCEACATALRVGADEPLLITPRVDPGVPVFALGRHAGARRTAVVAMKEHGRRDLRAPLSTALADGIDRLLCWGVLELPLTVVPAPTRWLSARRRGGDPVTLLARAAVGAAPGVVVVPALRTAARVRDSVGLSAGARERNLSGRIRLIRRPPPEEVLLVDDIVTTGATAAESVRVLAAAGVQVVAVLTLAYA; encoded by the coding sequence CTGCTGGACCTGGTGCTGCCGACCGAGTGCGGCGGCTGCGCGGCGCCGGGAACGCGCTGGTGCGAGGCCTGCGCGACAGCTCTGCGCGTCGGCGCCGACGAACCGCTTCTCATCACGCCGCGGGTCGACCCCGGAGTCCCGGTGTTCGCCCTCGGCAGGCACGCCGGCGCCCGCCGAACGGCCGTCGTCGCGATGAAAGAGCACGGCCGCCGCGATCTGCGGGCCCCGCTGTCCACGGCGCTGGCCGACGGGATCGACCGGTTGCTGTGCTGGGGCGTGCTCGAGTTGCCGTTGACGGTCGTGCCGGCGCCGACGCGTTGGCTGTCGGCCCGTCGCCGCGGCGGAGACCCCGTCACGCTGCTGGCCCGAGCGGCCGTCGGCGCCGCGCCGGGCGTCGTCGTCGTGCCCGCCCTGCGCACCGCGGCGCGGGTGCGTGACTCCGTCGGCCTGAGCGCCGGCGCTCGGGAACGAAACCTGTCCGGTCGCATTCGGCTGATCCGCCGCCCGCCGCCGGAGGAGGTGCTCCTGGTCGACGACATCGTCACCACCGGCGCGACGGCCGCCGAGTCGGTCCGGGTGCTGGCCGCCGCCGGAGTCCAGGTCGTCGCGGTGCTGACCCTGGCGTACGCGTGA
- a CDS encoding WS/DGAT/MGAT family O-acyltransferase, which produces MATSLSASDAAFYRLENTSTPMYVGSLSILRKPRGGLSYDTLLETVEKRLPLIPRYRQKVRQVSLIVSARPVWVDDPDFDITYHVRRSALPAPGSDEQLHDLVARLGSRPLDRSRPLWEMYLVEGLSGNRVAIYTKSHQALVNGMSALEIGHVIADRTAKAPEFGEDIWVPGREPTNAQLMLGAVGDWIARPGQQLGVLRSALTGMVTNSGEAVQTIRHYLEVLRTFTRGTAPSSPLNTKVSRNRRFAVASGPLQDYRALRTRYDCDVNDVVLAVIAGALRNWLLSRGEPVSPYTTVRAMAPMSVYTDPDSDGSSGPGQSISEVAPFLVDLPVGEGNAVIRLSQISHATETHSVVTSLVDARTIVTLSGFAPPTLHAQGIRVASGFPARQFNLLITNVPGAQSQMYVAGTKLLETYAVPPLLHNQVLAIGVTSYNGMLYYGINADRDAMPDVDVLPTLIAESLEELLEAAR; this is translated from the coding sequence TTGGCGACCAGTCTTTCAGCCTCCGACGCCGCCTTCTACCGGCTGGAGAACACCTCGACGCCGATGTACGTCGGTTCGCTGTCGATCCTGCGAAAGCCCCGCGGCGGGCTGAGCTACGACACCCTGCTGGAGACCGTCGAGAAGCGGCTGCCGCTGATCCCGCGGTACCGGCAGAAGGTGCGCCAGGTCAGCCTGATCGTCTCGGCCCGCCCGGTGTGGGTCGACGACCCCGACTTCGACATCACCTACCACGTCCGGCGTTCCGCGCTGCCGGCCCCGGGCTCCGATGAGCAGCTGCACGATCTGGTGGCCCGGCTCGGCTCCCGGCCGCTGGACCGCTCCCGCCCACTGTGGGAGATGTATCTGGTCGAGGGCTTGTCCGGCAACCGGGTGGCGATCTACACCAAGAGCCACCAGGCGCTGGTGAACGGCATGTCCGCGCTGGAGATCGGGCACGTCATCGCCGACCGCACCGCCAAGGCGCCGGAGTTCGGCGAGGACATCTGGGTGCCCGGCCGGGAGCCCACCAACGCCCAGTTGATGTTGGGCGCCGTCGGCGACTGGATCGCCCGGCCCGGTCAGCAACTCGGGGTGCTGCGCTCGGCGCTGACCGGCATGGTCACCAACTCCGGTGAGGCGGTGCAGACCATCCGCCACTACCTGGAGGTGCTGCGCACCTTCACCCGCGGCACCGCGCCGAGCAGCCCGCTGAACACCAAGGTGTCGCGCAACCGCCGGTTCGCGGTGGCCAGCGGACCGCTGCAGGACTACCGGGCGCTGCGCACCCGCTACGACTGCGACGTCAACGACGTGGTGCTGGCCGTCATCGCCGGCGCGCTGCGCAACTGGTTGCTCTCCCGCGGCGAGCCGGTCAGCCCGTACACCACCGTCCGCGCGATGGCCCCGATGTCGGTCTACACCGATCCGGACTCCGACGGTTCCAGCGGACCCGGCCAGTCCATCAGCGAGGTGGCGCCGTTCCTGGTGGACCTGCCGGTCGGGGAGGGCAACGCGGTCATCCGGCTGTCGCAGATCTCGCACGCCACCGAAACCCATTCGGTGGTCACCAGTCTCGTCGACGCCCGCACCATCGTGACGCTGTCCGGGTTCGCGCCGCCGACCCTGCACGCCCAGGGCATCCGGGTCGCCAGCGGATTCCCGGCCCGTCAGTTCAACCTGCTGATCACGAATGTGCCTGGGGCGCAGTCGCAAATGTATGTCGCCGGCACGAAACTGCTGGAGACCTACGCGGTTCCGCCGCTGCTGCACAACCAGGTGCTGGCGATCGGGGTGACGTCGTACAACGGAATGCTGTACTACGGCATCAACGCCGACCGCGACGCGATGCCCGACGTCGACGTGTTGCCGACGCTGATCGCGGAATCGCTGGAAGAACTGCTGGAAGCGGCGCGCTGA
- the secA gene encoding preprotein translocase subunit SecA, which yields MLSKLLRVGEGRMVKRLKGVADYVDSLADDVEKLSDEELRAKTDEFRARHEKGESLDDLLPEAFAVAREAAWRVLLQRPFQVQLMGGAALHFGNVAEMKTGEGKTLTCVLPAYLNAISGKGVHVVTVNDYLAKRDAEWMGRVHRFLGLDVGVILSGLTPDERRAAYAADITYGTNNEFGFDYLRDNMAHSVEEMVQRGHNFAVVDEVDSILIDEARTPLIISGPADGSSHWYSEFARIAPLMEKDVHYEVDLRKRTVGVHELGVEFVEDQLGIENLYEAANSPLVSYLNNSLKAKELFLRDKDYIVRNGEVVIVDEFTGRVLVGRRYNEGMHQAIEAKERVEIKAENQTLATITLQNYFRLYDKLSGMTGTAETEASELHEIYKLGVVPIPTNRDMIRADQSDLIYKTEEAKFIAVVDDVAERYEKGQPVLIGTTSVERSEYLSRQFTKRKIPHNVLNAKYHEQEANIIAEAGRLKAITVATNMAGRGTDIVLGGNVDFLADVRLRERGLDPVETPEDYEAAWDDVVEKIKAEVEEEAEKVREVGGLYVLGTERHESRRIDNQLRGRSGRQGDPGESRFYLSLGDELMRRFNGETLEALLNRLNLPDDVPIEAKMVSRAIKSAQTQVEQQNFEVRKNVLKYDEVMNRQRKVIYAERKRILEGEDLAKQAHDMLVDVITAYVDGATAEGYSEDWDLEKLWEALRTLYPVGIDHHDLMDSAEVGEPGELTREELLDALVEDAEAAYAKREAEIEELAGKGAMRQLERNVLLNVIDRKWREHLYEMDYLKEGIGLRAMAQRDPLVEYQREGYDMFVAMLDGLKEESVGFLFNVAVEAAPRPAVAPVAAPDGLAEFAAAAKAGDAAEPAEPAPQLRAKGIEDEDNRKLTYTGPNEDGAAEVQNHDGGPSRPTGSRKERREAQRRAAKKR from the coding sequence GTGCTGTCGAAACTTCTGCGAGTCGGGGAAGGCCGCATGGTCAAGCGGCTCAAGGGGGTCGCGGACTACGTCGACTCACTGGCCGACGACGTGGAGAAGCTCAGCGACGAGGAGCTGCGGGCCAAGACCGACGAGTTCCGCGCCCGTCACGAGAAGGGCGAAAGCCTCGACGACCTGCTGCCCGAGGCGTTCGCGGTGGCCCGCGAGGCGGCCTGGCGGGTGCTGCTGCAGCGGCCGTTCCAGGTGCAGCTGATGGGCGGCGCGGCGCTGCACTTCGGCAACGTCGCCGAGATGAAGACCGGTGAGGGCAAGACCCTGACCTGTGTGCTGCCCGCCTACCTCAACGCCATCTCCGGCAAGGGCGTGCACGTCGTCACCGTCAACGACTACCTGGCAAAACGCGACGCCGAGTGGATGGGCCGCGTGCACCGCTTCCTCGGCCTGGACGTCGGGGTGATCTTGAGCGGACTGACGCCCGACGAGCGTCGCGCCGCCTACGCCGCCGACATCACCTACGGCACCAACAACGAGTTCGGCTTCGACTACCTGCGCGACAATATGGCGCACTCGGTCGAGGAGATGGTGCAGCGCGGCCACAACTTCGCCGTCGTCGACGAGGTCGACTCCATCCTGATCGACGAGGCCCGCACCCCGCTGATCATCTCCGGCCCGGCCGACGGCAGCTCGCACTGGTACTCCGAGTTCGCCCGCATCGCGCCGCTGATGGAGAAGGACGTCCACTACGAGGTGGACCTGCGCAAGCGCACCGTCGGCGTGCACGAACTCGGGGTGGAGTTCGTCGAGGACCAGCTCGGCATCGAGAACCTGTACGAGGCCGCCAACTCGCCGCTGGTCAGCTACCTGAACAACTCGCTGAAGGCCAAGGAGCTCTTCCTGCGGGACAAGGACTACATCGTCCGCAACGGCGAGGTCGTCATCGTCGACGAGTTCACCGGCCGCGTGCTGGTCGGCCGACGCTACAACGAGGGCATGCACCAGGCCATCGAGGCCAAGGAGCGCGTCGAGATCAAGGCCGAGAACCAGACCCTGGCCACCATCACGCTGCAGAACTACTTCCGGCTCTACGACAAGCTCTCCGGCATGACCGGCACCGCGGAGACCGAGGCCTCCGAGCTGCACGAGATCTACAAGCTCGGCGTCGTGCCGATCCCCACCAACCGGGACATGATCCGCGCCGACCAGTCCGACCTGATCTACAAGACCGAGGAAGCCAAGTTCATCGCCGTCGTCGACGATGTGGCCGAGCGGTACGAGAAGGGTCAGCCGGTGCTGATCGGCACCACCAGCGTGGAGCGCTCGGAGTACCTGTCGCGGCAGTTCACCAAGCGCAAGATCCCGCACAACGTGCTGAACGCGAAGTACCACGAGCAGGAGGCCAACATCATCGCCGAGGCCGGCCGGCTCAAGGCGATCACGGTGGCCACCAATATGGCCGGCCGTGGCACCGACATCGTGCTCGGCGGCAACGTGGACTTCCTGGCCGACGTCCGGCTGCGCGAGCGCGGCCTGGACCCGGTTGAGACGCCCGAGGACTACGAGGCGGCCTGGGACGACGTCGTCGAGAAGATCAAGGCCGAGGTGGAGGAAGAGGCCGAGAAGGTCCGCGAGGTCGGCGGCCTCTACGTGCTCGGCACCGAGCGCCACGAGTCCCGGCGTATCGACAACCAGCTGCGCGGCCGCTCCGGCCGCCAGGGCGACCCGGGGGAGTCCCGGTTCTACCTGTCCCTCGGCGACGAGCTGATGCGGCGGTTCAACGGCGAGACGCTGGAGGCGCTGCTCAACCGGCTGAACCTGCCCGACGACGTGCCGATCGAGGCCAAGATGGTCTCCCGCGCCATCAAGAGCGCCCAGACCCAGGTCGAGCAGCAGAACTTCGAGGTCCGCAAGAACGTCCTCAAGTACGACGAGGTGATGAACCGCCAGCGCAAGGTCATCTACGCCGAGCGCAAGCGCATCCTGGAGGGCGAGGACCTCGCCAAGCAGGCACACGACATGCTCGTGGACGTGATCACCGCCTACGTCGACGGCGCCACCGCCGAGGGCTACTCCGAGGACTGGGACCTGGAGAAGCTGTGGGAGGCGCTGCGCACGCTGTACCCCGTCGGCATCGACCACCACGACCTGATGGATTCCGCCGAGGTCGGCGAGCCCGGCGAGCTGACCCGCGAGGAACTGCTCGACGCGCTGGTCGAGGACGCCGAGGCCGCCTACGCCAAGCGCGAGGCCGAGATCGAGGAACTGGCCGGCAAGGGCGCCATGCGCCAGCTGGAGCGCAACGTGCTGCTCAACGTCATCGACCGCAAGTGGCGCGAGCACCTCTACGAGATGGACTACCTCAAGGAGGGCATCGGGCTGCGCGCGATGGCCCAGCGCGACCCGCTGGTCGAGTACCAGCGCGAGGGCTACGACATGTTCGTCGCGATGCTCGACGGCCTGAAGGAGGAGTCGGTCGGCTTCCTGTTCAACGTCGCCGTCGAGGCCGCGCCGCGGCCCGCGGTCGCCCCGGTGGCCGCGCCCGACGGGCTGGCCGAGTTCGCCGCGGCCGCCAAGGCCGGCGACGCAGCCGAGCCGGCCGAGCCGGCGCCGCAGCTGCGGGCCAAGGGCATCGAGGACGAGGACAACCGCAAGCTCACCTACACCGGCCCGAACGAGGACGGCGCCGCCGAGGTGCAGAACCACGACGGCGGACCGTCGCGCCCGACCGGCAGCCGCAAGGAGCGCCGCGAGGCCCAGCGCCGGGCCGCCAAGAAGCGCTAG
- a CDS encoding aldo/keto reductase encodes MSDTTRLDLNDGASIPRIGFGVYQVPPEETAETVRTALDIGYRHIDTAQMYGNERGVGEGIRSSGLARSEVYVTTKLNNGAHRPEDARRAFDASLEALGFDYVDLFLIHWPLPTRYDGDFVSTWKTLEEFRDEGRARSIGVSNFQIPHLRRLAEQTATVPAVNQIEAHPYFGNDEVRGYGAEHGIATEAWSPIAQGRVLDDPAIVDIAERLGKSPAQVVLRWHLQKGNVVFPKSMSPQRMRSNFELFDFTLDDAAMAAVDALDKGPAGRIGPDPDTFDLVPT; translated from the coding sequence ATGAGCGACACGACCCGACTGGACCTCAACGACGGCGCCTCCATCCCCCGAATCGGCTTCGGCGTGTACCAGGTGCCGCCGGAGGAGACCGCCGAAACCGTCCGAACCGCATTGGATATCGGCTATCGGCATATCGACACCGCGCAGATGTACGGCAACGAGCGCGGCGTGGGCGAGGGCATCCGGTCCAGCGGGCTGGCCCGCTCGGAGGTGTATGTCACCACCAAGCTGAACAACGGGGCGCATCGGCCCGAGGACGCCCGTCGGGCCTTCGACGCCAGCCTGGAGGCGCTCGGCTTCGACTACGTCGACCTGTTTCTGATCCACTGGCCGCTGCCGACCCGCTACGACGGCGACTTCGTCTCGACGTGGAAGACGCTGGAGGAGTTCCGCGACGAAGGCCGCGCCCGCAGCATCGGGGTGTCGAATTTCCAGATCCCGCATCTGCGACGGCTGGCGGAGCAGACCGCGACGGTCCCGGCGGTCAACCAGATCGAGGCGCACCCCTACTTCGGCAACGACGAGGTGCGCGGCTACGGCGCCGAGCACGGCATCGCCACCGAGGCGTGGTCGCCGATCGCGCAGGGCCGGGTGCTCGACGACCCGGCCATCGTCGACATCGCCGAGCGCCTCGGCAAAAGCCCGGCGCAGGTGGTGCTGCGCTGGCACCTGCAGAAGGGCAATGTCGTCTTCCCGAAATCGATGTCGCCGCAACGCATGCGGAGCAACTTCGAGCTGTTCGACTTCACCCTCGACGACGCCGCGATGGCCGCGGTGGACGCCCTGGACAAGGGTCCGGCGGGCCGCATCGGGCCCGACCCGGACACCTTCGACCTGGTGCCCACCTAG